In a single window of the Coffea eugenioides isolate CCC68of chromosome 3, Ceug_1.0, whole genome shotgun sequence genome:
- the LOC113766177 gene encoding probable 2-oxoglutarate-dependent dioxygenase AOP1: MTITNYFNKPRSRYPLALKDPNYLPVIDFTKKNLDPSSSFWPSTRQAVVRALEDYGCFIALYDEVTLELNEAIFRASEELFDLPTEIKVLNTSNTPSHGYVGQEPIIPLYEGLGIENATTLDGVEKFTNLLWPNGNHSFSETAFSYSKIVAELDQMVMRMVSEAYGIEKNYESLHGSMSYLLRLIKYRRPHENEKNLGIVPHTDKSFMSILQQDQVKGLEIKTKDGEWMVIDPSPFSFIVMAGDVCMRGRHILKPPKIHKMKLNNSTRRAWTNGRIEPPHHRVVMTENAERYSLGLFTFIRDLIVQVPEELVDDEHPLQFKPFDHYKYIDYYYTDEGKRSKCPIRDYCGV; the protein is encoded by the exons ATGACCATTACTAACTACTTCAATAAACCAAGATCAAGGTACCCTTTGGCCTTAAAAGATCCT AACTACCTTCCTGTCATAGACTTCACTAAGAAAAACTTAGATCCAAGTTCTAGTTTTTGGCCATCTACAAGGCAAGCTGTTGTACGTGCGCTGGAAGACTATGGCTGTTTTATAGCCCTTTATGATGAAGTCACTTTGGAACTTAATGAAGCTATTTTCCGTGCATCTGAGGAGTTGTTTGATCTCCCAACCGAAATCAAAGTCCTAAACACTTCTAATACACCTTCACACGGCTATGTTGGACAAGAGCCTATTATTCCTCTCTATGAAGGTTTAGGCATTGAAAATGCCACTACTCTTGATGGAGTTGAAAAGTTCACCAATCTATTGTGGCCCAACGGAAATCATAGTTTCAG TGAAACTGCATTCTCGTACTCGAAGATTGTGGCTGAGTTAGATCAAATGGTGATGAGAATGGTGTCGGAGGCTTATGGTATAGAGAAGAATTATGAAAGTCTCCATGGGTCGATGTCCTACCTTCTTAGGTTAATCAAGTACCGAAGACCtcatgaaaatgaaaagaatttgGGAATTGTCCCTCACACAGACAAAAGCTTCATGTCCATTCTTCAACAAGATCAAGTAAAAGGTCTTGAGATCAAAACTAAGGATGGCGAGTGGATGGTTATTGATCCATCTCCGTTCTCTTTCATCGTCATGGCTGGTGATGTATGCATG AGAGGGAGACATATATTGAAACCTCCAAAGATACACAAGATGAAACTAAATAATTCTACACGAAGG GCATGGACTAATGGCAGGATTGAACCTCCACACCATCGGGTTGTAATGACCGAAAATGCAGAAAGGTATTCACTCGGCCTATTTACATTCATCAGAGACTTGATTGTTCAAGTACCGGAAGAACTAGTTGATGATGAGCATCCGCTGCAGTTTAAGCCATTCGATCACTACAAGTATATTGACTACTACTACACTGATGAGGGCAAGCGATCAAAATGTCCCATAAGAGACTACTGTGGTGTTTGA